The Nitrospirales bacterium genome includes a window with the following:
- a CDS encoding DUF4347 domain-containing protein: MKSSHSSTSSPNRFMQALLALEPRLLFDGAALVTADTIVNDQDVQDQAEASEPKESGEHEGGHHPASDPLLESLIALPARTDRQEIVFIDTRVNDYQTLIKNIDPNAEIVLLDPTLDGIWQITDALRDREGVDALHIVSHGEQAHLQVGTSSLTIDSMNGNYHEALATIGQALSEEADLLIYGCSFGEGEVGQAAAVRLAELTGADIAASNDLTGNAELGGDWDLEISTGTIETTAVIGEASQAVWEGLLATYTVTNTNDSGAGSFRQAILDANANVGTDTIGFNIAGAGPHTITPTSVLPNITDTVIIDGTTEPDFVSTPVIELDGSSAGAVAGLTFASGSDGSTIQGLVINQFEGAGLDLSSDNNTVQGNYIGLDVTGTADLGNGFAGILIQNAATGNTIGGTDAAARNVISGNTNGIVIRHTGTSSNTIAGNYIGTDFNGDADVGNTFDGVLIQNGATGNTIGGTTAAHRNILSGNDRAGIQITGETTDGHTVQNNYVGVAADGTTALGNANSGIYIGFGSDDNIIGGIGMGNVIGASGFVGLELDGASSGHIIQGNYIGTDATGTVNLGNQENGVLFENGASSNLLGGENAGESNTIAFNGQGGSFTAGIDVSDTTSIGNALLGNVLYSNVGIGIDLNSGPLGVTPNDADDGDTGGNNLQNYPVLTTVSLKTASQVVIAGTFNTDLLSQNYRIEFFANTTADGSGHGEAERYLGYTTVTTDGAGNASFNITLSASVVAGESVTATATVDLGGGSYGDTSELALNMTATNNAPVLTPASPTLTSITEDDTNNSGDLISAIVTTDITDADSGAVEGIAITSVNASNGTWQYNTGSGWTDVGTVSNASALLLRSTDSLRFVPDGQNADAASVTYRAWDQTSGAAGSKVDVSTNGGTTAYSSATDTASLTVTAVNDAPVLTPASPTLTSITEDDTNNSGDLISAIVTTDITDADSGAVEGIAITSVNASNGTWQYNTGSGWTDVGTVSNASALLLRSTDSLRFVPDGQNADAASVTYRAWDQTSGAAGSKVDVSTNGGTTAYSSATDTASLTVTAVNDAPVLTPASPTLTSITEDDTNNSGDLISAIVTTDITDADSGAVEGIAITSVNASNGTWQYNTGSGWTDVGTVSNASALLLRSTDSLRFVPDGQNADAASVTYRAWDQTSGAAGSKVDVSTNGGTTAYSSATDTASLTVTAVNDAPVLTPASPTLTSITEDDTNNSGDLISAIVTTDITDADSGAVEGIAITSVNASNGTWQYNTGSGWTDVGTVSNASALLLRSTDSLRFVPDGQNADAASVTYRAWDQTSGAAGSKVDVSTNGGTTAYSSATDTASLTVTAVNDAPVLTPASPTLTSITEDDTNNSGDLISAIVTTDITDADSGAVEGIAITSVNASNGTWQYNTGSGWTDVGTVSNASALLLRSTDSLRFVPDGQNADAASVTYRAWDQTSGAAGSKVDVSTNGGTTAYSSATDTASLTVTAVNDAPTITSDGGGTTANVNMVEGNTAVTTVTASDVDVPVDALTYSLVGGADQGLFNIDANSGALAFNTAPAFAIPADVDMNNIYVVQVQVSDGNGGTNIQTINATVTAANTSPTITSNGGGPTAGINIIEGLTGITTVTATDNDTGDILTYGLVGGADASRFSINSSTGVLTFNTAPDFENPVDANRDNVYEVQIQVSDGNGGFDSQTLNVTVTNIVEAPAPILDPFPSPEPSTDPTPETDSASVSEERTEDTDEATTAPAGDQNPGTPNPVAPAFLEERDQTNDRFNRHSASHSHPAHPPQQQLDVMHVLRPTDFLPTNIWNSDNMSSAPMRSLDIGGIAPTVPMDLHLQLDALAQQLQSTLHHTNDQSDLASGLASGAGMTLSAGYIAWFLRGSSFLTSLLASVPAWGNFDPLPVLSGGYTARKIHEQQNQSQADKENQEFQGIGEIFQDVKKDP; this comes from the coding sequence ATGAAATCATCACATTCCTCAACCTCCAGTCCAAATCGCTTCATGCAAGCATTGCTGGCCTTGGAACCACGTCTCCTGTTTGATGGCGCAGCACTCGTCACTGCCGACACGATCGTCAACGACCAAGACGTTCAGGACCAGGCCGAGGCGTCTGAGCCCAAAGAATCCGGAGAGCATGAGGGAGGACATCACCCGGCATCTGATCCGCTACTCGAGTCCTTAATCGCCTTACCAGCCAGGACCGATCGACAAGAAATCGTCTTCATCGATACCCGCGTGAATGATTACCAAACGCTCATCAAAAATATTGATCCGAATGCCGAAATCGTGCTTTTGGATCCGACACTCGATGGGATCTGGCAAATCACGGACGCACTACGCGATCGAGAGGGCGTCGATGCACTCCATATCGTGTCGCATGGTGAACAGGCTCACCTACAAGTAGGAACCAGTTCCTTAACCATCGACTCCATGAATGGGAACTATCACGAGGCCCTCGCGACCATCGGCCAGGCTCTATCGGAGGAGGCCGATTTACTCATCTATGGCTGTAGTTTTGGCGAAGGTGAAGTAGGTCAGGCCGCCGCTGTCAGATTAGCCGAACTGACCGGAGCGGATATCGCTGCCTCTAACGACCTCACCGGAAACGCAGAACTCGGCGGTGACTGGGACCTGGAAATTTCAACCGGCACGATTGAAACGACCGCAGTCATCGGTGAAGCCAGTCAAGCCGTATGGGAAGGCCTCCTTGCCACCTATACCGTGACGAACACGAATGATTCAGGAGCTGGTTCGTTCCGGCAAGCTATTCTGGATGCCAATGCCAATGTGGGGACTGACACCATCGGGTTCAATATTGCAGGCGCTGGTCCACATACCATCACGCCCACCTCGGTACTGCCCAACATCACCGACACCGTCATCATTGACGGAACGACAGAGCCGGACTTTGTGAGCACACCAGTCATCGAATTGGATGGCAGTAGCGCAGGAGCCGTCGCTGGTCTGACCTTCGCCTCGGGCAGCGATGGCAGCACGATCCAAGGATTGGTGATTAACCAATTTGAGGGGGCTGGGCTTGATCTCTCCAGCGACAATAATACGGTCCAAGGAAACTACATCGGCCTAGACGTGACCGGCACGGCGGATTTAGGAAATGGCTTTGCCGGCATCCTCATCCAGAATGCCGCCACTGGCAACACCATCGGGGGAACAGACGCCGCCGCACGTAACGTGATCTCAGGGAACACCAATGGCATCGTCATCCGGCATACCGGCACCTCGTCCAACACCATAGCCGGGAACTATATTGGCACAGATTTCAACGGTGACGCGGATGTAGGGAATACCTTCGACGGCGTCTTAATCCAAAATGGGGCCACGGGCAACACTATCGGAGGCACCACAGCGGCACATCGCAATATCCTGTCTGGAAACGATCGGGCAGGAATTCAGATCACTGGTGAAACGACGGACGGCCACACCGTACAAAACAACTATGTCGGTGTGGCAGCGGATGGCACGACAGCTCTCGGAAATGCGAACTCTGGCATCTATATCGGCTTCGGCAGTGACGATAACATCATCGGCGGCATTGGGATGGGCAATGTAATCGGCGCCAGCGGGTTTGTCGGGCTGGAGCTAGACGGGGCAAGCTCCGGGCATATCATTCAAGGCAACTATATCGGGACTGATGCCACTGGCACGGTGAATCTCGGCAACCAGGAAAATGGCGTGCTGTTTGAAAACGGCGCATCCTCCAATCTCCTGGGCGGCGAAAACGCCGGGGAAAGCAATACCATCGCATTCAATGGCCAGGGTGGCAGCTTTACGGCTGGCATCGACGTATCGGATACCACTTCCATCGGGAATGCCTTACTAGGCAATGTCCTCTACTCAAATGTCGGGATAGGCATTGATCTGAATAGTGGACCGCTTGGAGTCACACCCAATGACGCCGATGACGGGGACACTGGTGGCAATAATTTACAGAATTATCCGGTGCTCACGACCGTGAGTCTTAAAACCGCGAGTCAGGTTGTCATTGCGGGAACGTTCAATACGGACCTCTTGAGCCAAAATTACCGGATTGAGTTTTTTGCCAACACGACGGCTGATGGAAGCGGCCATGGCGAAGCCGAACGGTATCTTGGGTATACGACCGTGACAACCGATGGAGCAGGGAACGCCTCCTTCAACATCACGCTGTCGGCCTCTGTCGTCGCTGGTGAATCGGTGACGGCCACGGCTACCGTGGACCTTGGCGGCGGAAGCTATGGTGACACGTCGGAATTGGCGCTCAACATGACCGCAACGAACAATGCCCCCGTGTTGACCCCGGCCAGCCCCACCCTCACATCCATTACGGAGGACGATACCAATAACAGCGGCGATTTGATTTCGGCCATCGTTACGACTGATATTACTGACGCCGACAGCGGGGCCGTCGAAGGCATCGCTATTACCAGCGTGAATGCCAGTAACGGCACCTGGCAATACAACACCGGCTCCGGCTGGACTGACGTCGGCACGGTCAGCAATGCCTCTGCGTTGTTGTTGCGCAGCACCGACTCCTTGCGCTTCGTACCCGATGGCCAAAACGCCGATGCCGCTTCGGTGACCTATCGCGCCTGGGATCAAACCAGCGGCGCCGCCGGCAGTAAAGTCGATGTCTCCACCAACGGCGGCACCACCGCCTATAGCAGTGCCACCGATACCGCCTCGCTCACCGTCACCGCCGTCAATGATGCCCCCGTGTTGACCCCGGCCAGCCCCACCCTCACATCCATTACGGAGGACGATACCAATAACAGCGGCGATTTGATTTCGGCCATCGTTACGACTGATATTACTGACGCCGACAGCGGGGCCGTCGAAGGCATCGCTATTACCAGCGTGAATGCCAGTAACGGCACCTGGCAATACAACACCGGCTCCGGCTGGACTGACGTCGGCACGGTCAGCAATGCCTCTGCGTTGTTGTTGCGCAGCACCGACTCCTTGCGCTTCGTACCCGATGGCCAAAACGCCGATGCCGCTTCGGTGACCTATCGCGCCTGGGATCAAACCAGCGGCGCCGCCGGCAGTAAAGTCGATGTCTCCACCAACGGCGGCACCACCGCCTATAGCAGTGCCACCGATACCGCCTCGCTCACCGTCACCGCCGTCAATGATGCCCCCGTGTTGACCCCGGCCAGCCCCACCCTCACATCCATTACGGAGGACGATACCAATAACAGCGGCGATTTGATTTCGGCCATCGTTACGACTGATATTACTGACGCCGACAGCGGGGCCGTCGAAGGCATCGCTATTACCAGCGTGAATGCCAGTAACGGCACCTGGCAATACAACACCGGCTCCGGCTGGACTGACGTCGGCACGGTCAGCAATGCCTCTGCGTTGTTGTTGCGCAGCACCGACTCCTTGCGCTTCGTACCCGATGGCCAAAACGCCGATGCCGCTTCGGTGACCTATCGCGCCTGGGATCAAACCAGCGGCGCCGCCGGCAGTAAAGTCGATGTCTCCACCAACGGCGGCACCACCGCCTATAGCAGTGCCACCGATACCGCCTCGCTCACCGTCACCGCCGTCAATGATGCCCCCGTGTTGACCCCGGCCAGCCCCACCCTCACATCCATTACGGAGGACGATACCAATAACAGCGGCGATTTGATTTCGGCCATCGTTACGACTGATATTACTGACGCCGACAGCGGGGCCGTCGAAGGCATCGCTATTACCAGCGTGAATGCCAGTAACGGCACCTGGCAATACAACACCGGCTCCGGCTGGACTGACGTCGGCACGGTCAGCAATGCCTCTGCGTTGTTGTTGCGCAGCACCGACTCCTTGCGCTTCGTACCCGATGGCCAAAACGCCGATGCCGCTTCGGTGACCTATCGCGCCTGGGATCAAACCAGCGGCGCCGCCGGCAGTAAAGTCGATGTCTCCACCAACGGCGGCACCACCGCCTATAGCAGTGCCACCGATACCGCCTCGCTCACCGTCACCGCCGTCAATGATGCCCCCGTGTTGACCCCGGCCAGCCCCACCCTCACATCCATTACGGAGGACGATACCAATAACAGCGGCGATTTGATTTCGGCCATCGTTACGACTGATATTACTGACGCCGACAGCGGGGCCGTCGAAGGCATCGCTATTACCAGCGTGAATGCCAGTAACGGCACCTGGCAATACAACACCGGCTCCGGCTGGACTGACGTCGGCACGGTCAGCAATGCCTCTGCGTTGTTGTTGCGCAGCACCGACTCCTTGCGCTTCGTACCCGATGGCCAAAACGCCGATGCCGCTTCGGTGACCTATCGCGCCTGGGATCAAACCAGCGGCGCCGCCGGCAGTAAAGTCGATGTCTCCACCAACGGCGGCACCACCGCCTATAGCAGTGCCACCGATACCGCCTCGCTCACCGTCACCGCCGTCAATGATGCCCCAACGATTACCAGTGATGGCGGTGGAACCACCGCGAATGTCAATATGGTTGAAGGGAACACAGCCGTCACGACCGTCACGGCCAGCGATGTTGATGTCCCAGTCGACGCACTGACCTACAGCTTGGTCGGTGGAGCGGACCAAGGCCTGTTTAACATCGACGCCAATAGTGGAGCATTGGCCTTCAACACTGCGCCGGCCTTTGCGATTCCAGCAGATGTGGACATGAACAACATCTACGTCGTTCAAGTCCAGGTCAGTGACGGAAACGGCGGCACCAACATTCAAACGATCAACGCCACCGTGACCGCGGCGAATACGTCTCCAACAATCACGAGTAACGGAGGCGGGCCGACAGCCGGCATAAATATAATCGAGGGACTCACAGGCATTACGACCGTGACCGCTACAGACAATGATACAGGAGATATTCTGACCTATGGACTGGTGGGGGGGGCCGACGCCAGTCGTTTCAGCATCAATAGCAGTACCGGAGTCCTGACATTCAACACGGCGCCTGATTTCGAAAATCCTGTTGATGCCAATCGGGATAATGTGTACGAAGTCCAGATTCAAGTCAGCGATGGAAACGGCGGATTTGATTCTCAAACCTTGAATGTGACCGTAACCAATATCGTGGAGGCCCCCGCTCCTATTCTCGACCCATTCCCTTCCCCTGAACCGTCAACGGATCCCACCCCGGAAACAGATTCTGCCTCCGTCTCTGAAGAACGTACGGAAGACACCGACGAGGCAACGACTGCCCCTGCCGGAGACCAGAATCCGGGAACACCAAATCCTGTCGCACCAGCCTTCCTGGAAGAGCGGGATCAAACGAACGATCGGTTCAATCGTCACTCGGCTTCGCATTCTCACCCTGCTCACCCCCCTCAACAGCAGTTAGATGTAATGCATGTTTTGAGACCTACCGACTTTCTTCCCACGAACATATGGAATTCAGACAACATGTCGTCCGCCCCAATGCGATCACTGGATATTGGAGGAATCGCCCCTACTGTTCCGATGGATCTCCATCTCCAGCTCGACGCTCTGGCTCAACAGTTACAAAGCACGCTCCACCATACAAATGACCAATCCGACCTCGCATCCGGTCTGGCCAGCGGCGCTGGCATGACACTCTCGGCCGGGTATATCGCCTGGTTTTTACGAGGCTCTTCCTTTTTGACGAGTCTCTTGGCCTCTGTCCCCGCTTGGGGAAACTTCGACCCGCTGCCTGTTTTGTCGGGCGGCTATACCGCGCGCAAGATTCACGAACAGCAAAACCAATCTCAAGCCGACAAAGAAAACCAAGAATTTCAAGGCATTGGTGAGATTTTTCAAGACGTAAAAAAAGACCCGTAA
- a CDS encoding diguanylate cyclase, whose translation MRLPPLIAISIGLVSLTVTTMLLGNTVFSVAPDERQQLFAYRQTLSESLAVQYTALASQDEFETIEFAMNQLVARTDDIVSAALVSINGATLAATTAHHQAWSPQKKDESTLEHMQVPIFQGLAKWGVLQIRFRSKHEYGLLAWVSTRWIGYLTFVAILGFLAYWLFMKRTLRHLDPSSVIPKRVKAALDNLEEGVVILDNQDRILLTNTAFVRQSGKQMSNLLGIKLTELPWLISKDQMMEEHSWVTARQENCPQTGFPGLLAHAEKEEVRKFLINSSPITDDHGQVTGVLVSFNDVTELDEANAQLMDALKDLHESRTEIIKKNEELEHLATRDPLTGCWNRRAFFERLEKTYVNAKHNDLSLSCIMTDIDHFKSFNDRYGHALGDQVIQVFVKTLIECLRPSDIIGRYGGEEFCVILPNTDLTGAQEIAERMRRRVETESGTKIRTTSQLSITSSFGVATIGPAMIDPLELLDMADKALYEAKEGGRNQVGFWDTQMNEPKLNSAAVFTR comes from the coding sequence ATGCGACTGCCTCCACTCATTGCCATCAGTATTGGCTTGGTTTCCTTAACCGTCACGACGATGCTGCTGGGCAATACCGTATTTTCCGTGGCGCCGGACGAGCGCCAACAACTCTTCGCCTACCGCCAAACACTCTCGGAGTCCCTCGCCGTTCAATACACAGCGCTCGCCAGTCAAGATGAGTTTGAGACCATTGAATTTGCCATGAATCAACTCGTCGCCCGCACCGACGATATCGTGTCGGCGGCCTTAGTTTCCATCAATGGAGCTACGCTGGCGGCCACAACAGCGCACCACCAAGCCTGGTCTCCACAAAAAAAAGACGAATCAACATTGGAGCATATGCAAGTCCCTATTTTCCAAGGATTGGCGAAGTGGGGAGTACTTCAGATTCGGTTTCGATCCAAACACGAGTATGGACTCCTGGCATGGGTCTCGACGCGATGGATTGGTTATCTGACGTTCGTCGCCATACTTGGCTTCTTGGCCTACTGGCTCTTCATGAAACGCACATTGCGGCACCTTGACCCATCCTCCGTGATTCCGAAACGTGTGAAGGCCGCATTGGACAATCTCGAGGAAGGCGTGGTGATCCTTGACAACCAAGATCGCATTCTCCTCACCAATACGGCATTCGTTCGGCAATCAGGAAAACAGATGTCTAATTTGCTGGGAATCAAATTGACCGAATTGCCATGGCTGATCAGCAAAGACCAGATGATGGAAGAACATTCCTGGGTGACCGCCCGACAGGAGAATTGCCCACAAACAGGATTTCCCGGCTTGCTGGCTCATGCTGAAAAGGAGGAAGTCAGAAAATTTCTGATCAACAGTTCGCCAATCACTGATGATCATGGACAGGTCACCGGCGTGCTCGTCTCCTTCAATGATGTCACCGAATTGGATGAAGCCAACGCTCAGCTCATGGACGCGCTCAAAGATTTGCACGAGAGCCGTACTGAAATCATCAAGAAAAACGAGGAACTCGAACATTTGGCGACTCGCGATCCCTTGACAGGATGCTGGAACCGCCGGGCATTTTTCGAACGATTGGAGAAAACCTACGTCAACGCGAAGCACAACGATCTGTCCCTCAGTTGTATCATGACGGATATCGATCATTTCAAATCCTTTAACGACCGGTATGGTCATGCTCTCGGAGATCAAGTAATACAGGTGTTCGTCAAAACACTGATTGAATGTCTCAGACCATCGGACATCATCGGGCGGTACGGAGGGGAAGAATTTTGCGTGATTTTACCCAACACCGATCTCACAGGAGCTCAGGAAATCGCTGAACGCATGCGCCGCAGGGTTGAGACTGAAAGTGGCACAAAAATCCGGACTACGTCTCAGCTTTCGATTACGTCGAGTTTTGGCGTCGCGACGATCGGACCGGCGATGATTGATCCATTGGAACTGCTTGATATGGCGGATAAAGCCCTGTATGAAGCCAAAGAGGGCGGGCGGAATCAGGTTGGGTTCTGGGACACTCAGATGAACGAACCGAAACTGAACTCGGCAGCCGTATTCACACGGTAA
- a CDS encoding HlyD family efflux transporter periplasmic adaptor subunit translates to MPTLQGEPTWTIVDPVRNAYLQIGYGAYQLLTRWNAGTVEQLVDRISLETSCTITKKDVEEFLKFLYANHLTQAPMTGSSATFAAQAEARQQSWLIALLHQYLFFKIPVIQPDRLLKITLPYVAPLMTPVTAAFVAVLGILGVFLVSRQWDGFIHSFLHLFSLEGVIAFGIALCGVKVLHECAHAFTATKYGCRVHTMGIAFLVMFPLLYTDTTDAWRLASRRERILIAASGMIAEVALAMCATFLWNFLPDGIFRSIVFVIATTSWVMSLTINLNPLLRFDGYYVLSDFLGIPNLQQRAFAFGRWKLRDVLFGLNVPPPEHTTPLLRKGLIAYAWSTWLFRFVLLTGIAVLVYHFFFKLLGVILFTVEIVWFIVMPVCREIKEWWKFRDHIVKTPRAWISGTILALIVLTACMPWHTRVTIPAILQAEDHTVIFSPAAAQLLESKIDNGQHVEQGEILIRLTSPSIEHDLRQAHVRVNALKRQIQTITSDPDLLANTHVLIETLGTELSTLRGLQEMKDNLLLKAPFSGVIVDVQQSLHPKRWINEQLPLTRIFRPQTQKLVALTSQTELSRLQIGQHATFIPDDLMQPAIQARISDIRHVDEETLVIPYLASVFGGNIPVRENGKGELIPKSGVYRVTLTPLEHLPPSKQVIKGLIHVQGAPQSLAIQFRDFVVSVLVREMGF, encoded by the coding sequence ATGCCGACGTTGCAGGGAGAACCAACCTGGACCATCGTTGACCCCGTTCGCAATGCCTATCTTCAGATCGGATACGGGGCCTATCAATTATTGACGCGATGGAATGCAGGAACGGTCGAGCAGCTCGTGGACAGGATCTCCTTGGAAACGTCCTGCACCATCACCAAGAAAGACGTCGAAGAATTCCTTAAATTTCTATACGCGAATCACTTGACGCAAGCCCCTATGACAGGGAGCAGTGCAACCTTTGCGGCACAGGCCGAGGCTAGGCAACAATCCTGGCTTATAGCGCTGCTCCATCAGTATCTCTTCTTCAAAATCCCGGTAATCCAACCGGATCGTTTACTGAAAATCACACTCCCCTACGTGGCTCCTCTGATGACGCCAGTCACGGCAGCCTTTGTCGCCGTTCTCGGAATTCTTGGCGTCTTCCTCGTCAGCCGTCAATGGGACGGCTTTATTCATTCCTTCCTTCATCTGTTCTCGTTAGAAGGAGTAATCGCCTTCGGGATCGCACTCTGCGGGGTCAAAGTCCTGCATGAATGCGCGCATGCGTTCACCGCCACCAAGTATGGATGCCGGGTGCACACGATGGGAATCGCATTCCTCGTCATGTTCCCTCTCTTGTATACGGACACGACAGACGCTTGGCGCCTCGCGTCCCGCCGAGAGCGGATCCTCATCGCGGCCTCGGGGATGATCGCGGAAGTCGCATTGGCGATGTGCGCGACATTCCTCTGGAACTTTCTGCCTGACGGAATTTTCCGCAGCATTGTCTTCGTGATCGCCACGACAAGCTGGGTCATGTCGCTCACGATTAACCTGAATCCCCTGTTACGATTCGATGGATACTATGTCCTTTCGGATTTTCTCGGCATTCCCAACCTTCAACAGCGGGCGTTCGCATTCGGTCGCTGGAAACTCCGGGATGTGCTCTTCGGCCTGAACGTACCCCCTCCAGAACACACGACACCACTGCTGCGCAAGGGGCTTATCGCCTACGCCTGGAGTACATGGCTGTTCAGATTTGTTCTCCTGACGGGCATCGCCGTCCTGGTCTACCACTTTTTCTTCAAGCTTCTCGGCGTCATCTTATTCACGGTCGAAATAGTCTGGTTCATCGTGATGCCCGTTTGCCGCGAAATCAAAGAATGGTGGAAATTCAGAGATCATATCGTGAAAACCCCTCGGGCATGGATCTCAGGAACCATTCTGGCACTCATAGTCTTGACGGCCTGCATGCCCTGGCATACGCGTGTAACCATTCCAGCTATCCTTCAAGCCGAAGACCACACCGTGATTTTCTCCCCCGCAGCTGCGCAACTGCTCGAAAGCAAGATTGACAACGGGCAGCACGTTGAACAGGGAGAAATCCTGATCCGGTTAACCTCTCCGTCGATCGAGCATGATCTCCGGCAGGCTCATGTCCGCGTGAATGCCCTGAAACGTCAGATACAGACAATCACCAGCGACCCGGACCTGTTGGCCAATACCCACGTCCTCATCGAAACACTCGGCACCGAACTCTCGACGCTTCGCGGACTGCAGGAAATGAAAGACAATCTCCTGTTGAAAGCCCCGTTTTCCGGGGTCATCGTCGACGTTCAACAGTCTTTGCATCCCAAACGTTGGATCAATGAACAACTTCCCCTCACGCGAATCTTCAGACCGCAGACCCAAAAACTTGTGGCACTCACATCCCAGACAGAACTGTCAAGATTACAAATCGGACAACACGCGACGTTCATTCCGGATGATCTCATGCAACCGGCGATTCAAGCCCGCATTTCAGATATCCGCCATGTCGATGAGGAAACGCTCGTCATTCCGTACCTGGCCTCCGTCTTTGGGGGAAATATCCCCGTGCGAGAAAATGGAAAAGGAGAACTCATTCCGAAATCCGGGGTGTATCGAGTCACCCTCACGCCGCTCGAGCATCTGCCTCCAAGCAAGCAGGTAATCAAAGGCCTTATTCACGTGCAGGGCGCTCCACAGAGTCTGGCCATCCAATTCCGAGATTTTGTGGTTTCAGTCCTGGTACGGGAAATGGGATTTTAG
- a CDS encoding HDOD domain-containing protein, with protein sequence MTIEELIQHCDDLPSMPDVYLRVREVVEDPKASMLDLARALSLDVAMTARVLKLVNSPFYGLSERIETVSRAASILGMQPLHDLVLATAVATTFSRISSTTMDMKTFWRNSVERGLLARVIAQTYHVIDSERLFVGGLLSDIGHLVMFQKIPDLAQQVLKQGKEERTTRTTLETKLLGFHAGEVGARLLEMWNLPLNYQDSTRYHLDLNTAPAITLELGILHVAGVVEECQLLEIPREHWMSYVSLEPAELRELTDEDLDRFMAFVQEGLNLTLEMIAPAMDHAA encoded by the coding sequence ATGACGATCGAAGAACTCATTCAACATTGCGATGACTTGCCATCGATGCCTGATGTCTATCTCAGAGTACGGGAGGTCGTTGAAGATCCGAAGGCGTCGATGTTGGATCTTGCCAGAGCGCTCTCTCTGGATGTGGCCATGACCGCACGGGTTTTGAAGTTAGTCAACAGCCCTTTTTATGGGCTGTCTGAACGGATAGAAACGGTCTCTCGTGCGGCCAGCATTTTAGGCATGCAACCGCTGCACGATCTCGTTCTGGCGACCGCCGTGGCGACGACCTTTTCAAGAATCTCATCGACAACGATGGATATGAAAACATTCTGGCGCAATAGCGTCGAGCGAGGCCTCCTGGCTCGCGTGATTGCGCAAACCTATCATGTCATCGATAGTGAACGTCTTTTCGTGGGAGGCCTCTTAAGTGACATCGGCCACCTCGTGATGTTTCAAAAAATTCCTGACCTGGCTCAACAGGTACTCAAGCAGGGAAAGGAAGAACGAACGACGCGGACAACGCTTGAGACCAAGCTTCTCGGGTTTCATGCGGGAGAAGTCGGTGCGCGCTTGCTAGAGATGTGGAACCTTCCACTGAATTATCAAGACTCGACTCGCTATCACTTAGACCTGAATACGGCCCCCGCAATCACGCTCGAACTTGGGATATTACACGTCGCAGGAGTCGTCGAAGAATGTCAGCTACTTGAAATCCCGAGGGAGCATTGGATGTCATATGTGTCTCTCGAGCCGGCCGAGCTGCGAGAGTTAACGGATGAGGATCTTGATCGGTTCATGGCCTTTGTGCAGGAAGGGCTCAATCTCACGCTCGAAATGATCGCGCCCGCTATGGACCATGCTGCGTAA